The proteins below come from a single Elgaria multicarinata webbii isolate HBS135686 ecotype San Diego chromosome 11, rElgMul1.1.pri, whole genome shotgun sequence genomic window:
- the TMEM86B gene encoding lysoplasmalogenase TMEM86B → MDILEVDALYRRKVTAHAKSQFLKLLPFLASSIGYFILSPQEPSLLGAVVKCLPVLSLAFYVAGESRSAGVGAWTPYAQRIFSGLLLSVVGDACLVWPQLFIPGMLAFAGCHISYILAFGLRPFNPLVYLVVAAFMVSDYTLLQLPCLKGFYVVAVAIYSSLLGVMAWRALSRPNGQLSASVGSVFFIVSDTFVGLDTFCHSVRHPHLISMSTYYIAQGLIARSVASDISSKKES, encoded by the exons ATGGATATCTTGGAGGTAGATGCCCTATACAGGAGGAAAGTCACCGCTCAT gcaaagagccagtTCCTTAAGCTGCTGCCTTTCTTGGCCTCCTCCATTGGGTATTTCATTCTCTCGCCCCAAGAACCCAGCCTGCTGGGCGCTGTCGTCAAATGCCTCCCGGTTCTTTCTCTGGCATTCTACGTGGCTGGGGAATCAAGAAGTGCAGGTGTAGGCGCCTGGACACCATACGCCCAGCGGATATTTTCTGGCCTTCTGCTCTCGGTCGTGGGAGATGCTTGTCTGGTGTGGCCACAACTTTTCATTCCAG GAATGCTCGCCTTCGCCGGATGCCACATCTCCTACATCCTGGCCTTCGGCCTGCGTCCCTTTAACCCCTTGGTCTACCTCGTCGTGGCTGCTTTCATGGTGTCAGATTACACCctcctgcagctgccctgcctgaAAGGCTTCTACGTGGTGGCTGTGGCGATCTACTCGAGCCTGCTGGGCGTCATGGCCTGGCGCGCGCTGTCTCGTCCGAACGGCCAGCTCAGCGCCTCAGTGGGCAGCGTCTTCTTCATCGTCTCTGACACATTTGTGGGCCTCGATACGTTCTGCCACTCCGTGCGCCACCCGCACCTCATCAGCATGAGCACCTACTACATCGCCCAGGGCTTGATCGCGCGGTCCGTGGCCTCTGACATCAGCTCCAAGAAGGAGAGCTGA